A window from Lachnoanaerobaculum umeaense encodes these proteins:
- a CDS encoding CDP-alcohol phosphatidyltransferase family protein, with amino-acid sequence MKRIFLGVYHPSVILTYIGVLISIFGILFAESLYLATILLMLAGLCDAFDGIFARMYKRTEFEENFGVQIDSFADLISFGLFPAKIYISFFSKNIYISFVLVSFYILAVIIRLSYFNCKGSEDKLYFTGLAVTYSAFFISLYVVIAKYIESFLALPIECLYIFLILVFLWNKKIRKPNLYIRIAFLILAIVFIALLLI; translated from the coding sequence ATGAAAAGGATATTTTTGGGAGTATATCATCCAAGTGTTATACTTACCTATATAGGTGTATTGATTTCGATATTCGGGATTTTATTTGCAGAGAGCTTGTACCTTGCTACTATTTTACTGATGCTTGCAGGACTTTGTGATGCATTTGATGGAATATTTGCAAGGATGTATAAAAGGACTGAGTTTGAAGAAAACTTTGGAGTTCAGATAGACTCGTTTGCTGATCTGATTTCATTTGGATTGTTTCCTGCAAAGATATATATAAGCTTTTTTTCTAAAAATATATATATTTCATTTGTACTTGTGAGTTTTTATATTTTGGCGGTAATTATAAGACTGTCGTATTTTAACTGCAAGGGAAGTGAGGATAAGCTTTATTTTACAGGACTTGCTGTAACATACTCCGCATTTTTTATATCTTTGTATGTGGTTATTGCAAAGTATATAGAGAGCTTTTTGGCTTTACCGATTGAGTGTCTGTATATATTTTTAATATTGGTATTTTTGTGGAATAAGAAAATAAGAAAGCCGAATCTGTATATCAGAATAGCTTTTTTGATTCTTGCTATTGTGTTTATAGCTTTATTGCTGATATAG
- the glf gene encoding UDP-galactopyranose mutase — MKYDFLVVGAGLFGAIFAYEAKKRGKSVLVIDKRNHIAGNIYTENVDGINVHKYGAHIFHTSNKKIWEYVNNFAEFNNYINAPVAIYKDELYNLPFNMNTFSKLWNIKTPDEAKAIIEKQRQESGITDPKNLEEQAISLVGKDVYEKLIKGYTEKQWGRDAKELPAFIIKRLPLRFTFDNNYFNDRYQGIPIGGYTGIVEKLLEGIEVRANTEYRDFIKENPDIADKTVYTGMIDEFFDYKLGVLEYRRVYFEDERLDTDNYQGNAVVNYTERDVKFTRIIEHKHFEYGNQDFTIISKEYPTEWQKGEEPYYPINNEKNNALYESYVELSKSRPEIIFGGRLGAYKYYDMDKVVEAALECVEKNL, encoded by the coding sequence ATGAAATACGATTTTTTAGTAGTTGGAGCAGGGCTTTTCGGAGCAATATTTGCATATGAGGCAAAGAAGCGTGGTAAGAGTGTTTTGGTAATTGATAAGAGAAATCATATAGCCGGAAATATCTATACAGAGAATGTAGACGGAATAAATGTTCATAAATATGGTGCTCATATTTTCCACACTTCAAATAAAAAGATTTGGGAGTATGTAAATAATTTTGCGGAGTTTAATAATTATATCAATGCACCTGTTGCCATATATAAGGATGAACTTTACAATCTGCCATTTAATATGAATACTTTCAGTAAGCTTTGGAATATAAAAACACCTGATGAGGCAAAGGCAATTATAGAAAAGCAAAGACAGGAATCAGGAATTACAGATCCTAAGAATCTGGAAGAGCAGGCTATATCTTTGGTAGGAAAAGATGTATACGAAAAGCTTATAAAGGGATATACGGAAAAGCAGTGGGGCAGAGATGCAAAGGAACTTCCTGCATTTATTATAAAGAGATTGCCACTGAGATTTACATTTGATAATAATTATTTCAATGACAGATACCAGGGTATTCCGATTGGAGGATATACCGGAATAGTTGAAAAGCTTCTTGAAGGTATTGAGGTAAGGGCAAATACCGAGTACAGAGATTTCATAAAGGAAAATCCTGATATAGCTGATAAAACTGTATATACCGGAATGATTGATGAGTTCTTTGATTATAAACTTGGAGTGCTGGAGTACAGAAGAGTATACTTTGAGGATGAAAGGCTTGATACCGACAATTATCAGGGAAATGCAGTGGTAAATTATACAGAAAGAGATGTAAAGTTTACAAGAATTATAGAGCATAAGCATTTTGAATACGGCAATCAGGACTTCACCATTATTTCAAAAGAATATCCTACAGAGTGGCAAAAGGGTGAGGAACCATATTATCCTATTAATAATGAAAAGAACAATGCTCTATATGAAAGCTATGTGGAGCTTTCAAAAAGCAGACCCGAGATAATATTTGGCGGCAGACTTGGTGCATATAAGTACTATGATATGGACAAGGTAGTTGAAGCGGCACTTGAGTGTGTGGAGAAGAATTTGTAA
- a CDS encoding ClpP family protease has protein sequence MSFTTLLKTNCGISQVSLETRFFDKRCININGDITDILALDFTDKILELNLESDQPITILINSLGGEINSGLLMYDAIVGSKAPIRMICRGRAYSMGAILFACANERYMLPNSELMLHQPILGGNVAGNASSIKSISDSMLETKRKLNGLLSKHTGKTEEEIDIATSFDHYFLPDEAIGFNLCDKVIDFAKIIDLIKEEEW, from the coding sequence ATGAGTTTTACTACATTACTAAAAACAAACTGTGGAATATCTCAGGTTTCACTGGAAACAAGATTTTTTGATAAAAGGTGTATCAATATCAATGGTGATATAACAGATATTTTAGCTCTTGATTTTACAGATAAAATATTGGAATTAAATCTGGAATCAGATCAACCTATTACAATACTTATAAACAGTCTTGGTGGAGAAATAAATAGTGGATTATTAATGTATGATGCTATAGTTGGTTCAAAAGCGCCTATACGAATGATATGTAGAGGAAGAGCTTATAGCATGGGAGCCATACTCTTTGCTTGTGCAAATGAGCGATACATGCTTCCGAACAGTGAGCTAATGTTACATCAACCTATACTTGGTGGAAATGTAGCAGGTAATGCTTCCAGTATAAAGAGTATTTCTGACAGTATGCTTGAAACCAAGAGAAAATTAAATGGACTATTATCAAAACATACCGGTAAAACTGAAGAGGAAATAGATATAGCAACAAGTTTTGATCATTACTTTTTACCTGATGAAGCGATAGGCTTTAACTTATGTGATAAAGTAATTGATTTTGCAAAAATAATTGATTTAATAAAAGAGGAGGAATGGTAA
- a CDS encoding UbiA prenyltransferase family protein (UbiA prenyltransferase family catalyzes the transfer of a prenyl group to various acceptors with hydrophobic ring structures in the biosynthesis of respiratory quinones, hemes, chlorophylls, vitamin E, and shikonin): protein MERLKRLRVYFNEMFPLIPRLCLGYIVFLEIYFIVLLNHGVTGKKLLLFDKVKGQSDLISYFIQHDVIGVIIGGFTIFSFLLWLRIADDFKDYELDCRLFASRPLPSGRVHKDDLRIFAIILIGITIFINILFMRNFIFCLILYSYGSLMAVWFFQKHKIAKSLPLALVTHNPVQIILNIYVISYAIMKYKLPIFDITNLMAIMTLYFPALIWEISRKIRAPKEETEYVTYSKLFGYKKCVDFVFVLTWLDILTNVVLVWNLNKISVVAILANTVWCSMKFIEYKKNPTKYRIVSKVERYTYIQESMMIATIVIYLIVGKI, encoded by the coding sequence ATGGAAAGGTTAAAAAGGCTTAGAGTTTATTTTAATGAAATGTTTCCGCTCATTCCAAGACTATGTCTTGGCTACATTGTGTTTTTGGAGATTTACTTTATAGTACTTCTAAATCATGGAGTAACAGGAAAAAAACTACTTTTATTTGATAAGGTTAAAGGTCAGTCTGATTTAATATCTTATTTTATACAGCATGATGTAATAGGTGTAATAATTGGAGGGTTTACAATATTCAGCTTTTTACTTTGGCTGCGTATTGCGGATGATTTTAAGGATTATGAGCTGGATTGCAGACTTTTTGCAAGCAGACCGCTTCCATCAGGTAGAGTACATAAGGATGATTTGAGAATTTTTGCTATTATACTTATCGGAATAACTATTTTTATAAATATACTTTTTATGAGGAATTTTATATTCTGTCTGATACTTTACAGTTATGGAAGTTTGATGGCGGTATGGTTCTTCCAAAAGCATAAGATAGCAAAGTCATTGCCACTTGCCTTGGTTACACATAATCCGGTACAGATAATATTAAATATATATGTTATTTCTTATGCGATAATGAAGTATAAACTTCCGATATTTGATATTACAAATTTGATGGCGATTATGACACTTTATTTTCCTGCACTTATTTGGGAGATTTCAAGAAAGATTCGTGCACCTAAAGAGGAAACAGAATATGTCACATATTCAAAGCTGTTTGGATATAAGAAATGTGTTGATTTTGTATTTGTTCTTACTTGGCTTGATATACTTACAAATGTAGTTTTGGTATGGAATTTGAATAAGATCTCTGTAGTGGCAATACTTGCAAATACAGTATGGTGCTCTATGAAATTTATTGAATATAAGAAGAATCCTACAAAGTACAGGATTGTAAGTAAGGTGGAAAGATATACATATATACAGGAAAGTATGATGATTGCAACTATTGTAATTTATTTGATAGTTGGAAAGATATAG
- a CDS encoding phosphatidylserine decarboxylase, which yields MKIIDRRSGKIIKEEEDSAKIIGFLYHSFFGRLFLKLFFARPYFSKLLSIYYKSPLSKNKIKSFIKKYNLDRGLLQRNFKSFANFFSRKEKINVDNEGFLATASGKLRVFKIGYDGKLYLGNKKLSIMIKGNVYNTDKLLKAPLPDWARGGYLLLYRLSLCDYHRYIYPLTGRCEKRKEISGRLESVRRDAAYWRAFAENKRVLEYWKTNSGDMLHMEIGAMLVGHIHNHKKICFHKGEEKGFFSYGGSSIVEIVGREIEVDRDILENSKRNLETKIRIGERIGYGKVKKA from the coding sequence TTGAAAATAATTGATAGAAGAAGTGGTAAAATAATAAAAGAAGAGGAAGACTCGGCAAAAATTATAGGATTTTTATATCACAGTTTTTTTGGCAGGTTATTTTTAAAACTTTTTTTTGCAAGGCCATATTTTTCAAAATTGCTGTCGATATATTATAAAAGTCCCTTGTCTAAAAATAAGATAAAAAGCTTTATAAAAAAATACAACTTGGATAGAGGGCTTTTACAGAGAAATTTTAAAAGCTTTGCCAATTTTTTTTCAAGAAAAGAAAAGATAAATGTGGATAATGAGGGCTTTCTTGCAACTGCAAGTGGAAAACTTCGAGTATTTAAAATAGGTTATGACGGAAAACTCTATCTTGGAAATAAAAAACTTAGTATAATGATAAAGGGCAATGTTTACAATACAGATAAATTGTTGAAAGCTCCACTGCCTGATTGGGCAAGAGGTGGATATCTTTTATTATACAGACTAAGTCTTTGTGATTATCACAGATATATTTATCCGCTAACAGGAAGATGTGAGAAAAGAAAAGAAATTTCCGGGAGACTTGAAAGTGTCAGAAGAGATGCCGCCTACTGGAGAGCATTTGCAGAGAATAAAAGAGTACTGGAATATTGGAAAACCAATAGCGGAGATATGCTCCATATGGAGATAGGGGCAATGCTTGTAGGACATATTCATAACCATAAAAAAATCTGCTTTCACAAAGGTGAGGAAAAGGGTTTTTTCTCATATGGCGGATCAAGTATAGTTGAGATAGTTGGCAGGGAAATAGAGGTAGACAGAGATATCTTAGAAAACAGCAAAAGAAATCTTGAAACTAAAATCCGAATCGGGGAGAGGATAGGATATGGAAAGGTTAAAAAGGCTTAG
- a CDS encoding type IV secretory system conjugative DNA transfer family protein, with amino-acid sequence MYRKTDRVVLGDGKDCIFSSDTNVTGINNNVMVVGGSGSGKTVSIAEPFLLESNNRNIITSVTKRRIVKKYTPLLEERGYKVWDLDFVHPENGNVSYDPLNYIKSYQDIIFIARAIVQANVDINNKNLDLYWYESATSLFVAIISYILIEYDDPDFSDVLEMVDKLSYSEKDGTIVTNYDSDFELLQKYNPLNMASVNWMSFKRLPVRTAGCVFSFLNTALATVFTPELRKMFKMKNRVNFNDFTKEKSALFITSSPVNPSLNSFINMFYAHTFKELFEIGEMQDSGVLPIPIHFLADDFATGCPVPLFDQYISIFREKGISVTLLIQSESQLSSLYGYQSSTTIINNCDTYVYMGSNDLATAKNISDRAGIMPEDCLSMKLGKQIIFRRGLKPIFCKRYNVFKNKKYQEITNKFKDSHVDKIVIKDRHSFIKELKRTAKKSEDSCIVDV; translated from the coding sequence ATGTATAGGAAAACAGACAGAGTTGTATTAGGTGATGGTAAGGACTGTATATTCAGTTCTGATACTAATGTAACCGGCATAAATAACAATGTAATGGTCGTAGGAGGCTCCGGCTCAGGTAAGACAGTCTCTATAGCAGAGCCTTTCCTATTAGAATCAAATAATAGAAATATAATTACAAGTGTAACCAAAAGAAGAATTGTAAAGAAGTATACACCATTATTAGAGGAGAGGGGGTACAAGGTATGGGATCTTGACTTTGTACATCCGGAAAATGGTAATGTATCTTATGATCCATTAAATTATATTAAAAGCTATCAAGATATAATATTTATTGCTAGAGCCATAGTTCAAGCAAATGTTGATATTAATAATAAGAATCTTGATCTCTACTGGTATGAATCCGCTACATCTTTATTTGTAGCTATCATATCCTATATATTAATAGAGTATGATGATCCGGACTTTTCTGATGTATTGGAAATGGTTGACAAACTTAGTTATAGTGAAAAAGATGGAACTATAGTGACTAATTATGACTCTGACTTTGAGCTTTTACAAAAGTATAATCCATTAAATATGGCAAGTGTTAACTGGATGTCTTTTAAAAGATTACCTGTCAGAACAGCTGGTTGTGTATTTTCATTTTTAAATACTGCTCTTGCAACTGTATTTACACCTGAGCTTAGAAAAATGTTTAAGATGAAAAATAGAGTAAATTTCAATGATTTTACAAAGGAAAAGTCGGCATTATTTATTACAAGCAGCCCTGTAAACCCCTCTTTAAACAGCTTTATAAACATGTTTTATGCCCATACTTTTAAAGAACTTTTTGAAATAGGAGAAATGCAAGACAGTGGTGTACTTCCTATTCCTATACACTTCCTGGCAGATGACTTTGCTACAGGATGTCCTGTACCTTTATTTGATCAATATATTTCCATTTTTAGAGAAAAAGGAATATCTGTAACTCTCCTAATACAATCAGAGTCTCAGCTATCTTCCCTATATGGATATCAAAGCTCTACTACTATTATCAATAATTGTGATACCTATGTGTACATGGGATCAAATGATTTAGCTACTGCAAAAAACATTTCTGACAGAGCCGGTATAATGCCTGAAGATTGTTTAAGCATGAAATTGGGTAAACAGATCATATTTAGGCGTGGTTTAAAACCTATATTCTGCAAAAGATATAATGTTTTTAAAAATAAAAAATATCAAGAAATTACTAATAAATTTAAAGATTCACATGTTGATAAAATAGTTATTAAAGACAGGCATTCATTTATTAAAGAACTTAAACGTACTGCTAAAAAATCAGAAGACAGCTGCATTGTTGATGTTTGA
- a CDS encoding diacylglycerol kinase, which produces MKNKTFLKSIHCAIEGLIFALKTEKNYKYYIVIDIIFFLLDFFVFKPDKAGWFAYILTSAAVYGMECINTSIEHISDFISEEVHSEIKVIKDMGAAGVLCFGIAFFAVQIIECINYLGVVL; this is translated from the coding sequence ATGAAGAATAAGACATTTTTAAAAAGTATACATTGTGCCATAGAAGGACTTATTTTTGCTCTAAAGACAGAAAAAAACTATAAGTATTACATTGTTATAGATATTATATTTTTTCTTTTGGACTTCTTTGTATTTAAGCCGGATAAGGCCGGCTGGTTTGCATATATTCTTACCTCTGCAGCTGTTTACGGCATGGAATGTATAAATACTTCTATAGAACATATTTCGGATTTTATTTCAGAAGAGGTTCATTCGGAGATAAAGGTGATTAAGGATATGGGAGCTGCCGGAGTGCTCTGTTTTGGCATAGCATTCTTTGCTGTACAGATTATAGAATGTATAAATTATTTAGGAGTGGTATTATGA
- a CDS encoding PEP/pyruvate-binding domain-containing protein: MKARNLKVLEENGFKVPKFKIVYPGDEIDFSYFDSELFAIRSNDAHEDGKKFSYAGQFLTVLNVPKSEVDKAIKSVVDSYKNRYYEEKLGIQAENKISSVIIQEMVASEYSGVLFTANPKGILNETVIVVGKGLGSSIVEDKAETITYHHYRGGATYKEGNALKFPENLVKELEKNGERIEKLFGKPMDIEFAVKDEKIYILQAREITSLDFTKNIHILDNSNIAESYPGVSSKLTRSFAGEVYTRIFTRLIGRVLGKSANRYEDLFTHMVSDFGGRMYYEISSWYDILRLLPFSSKIIPIWQKMLGVEDEKIHFSKKRPSLFIKTKLFFSTIYLFLISQKKMADLSLFFKKEFQYYNVKVENEEDPKKLYNLFLEMEEVFFKEWDWTLINDMVSFLSTYFAGKRVKNTLSLESKKPVEALNELVYTYSKFGAGSDEYKEKKTDYIKYYGDRTIGELKLETRTFATNPELIDKMVEERAMLPVQDINKSTMKIKKSLARSSTNYREISRMNRSRLFGLMRKLIDKIGSKTVGEDIYHLSLPQIRDMIFSEVDFTEDIKEEKRLMLVYNELPTIKKVELLGNPVIDFSLMDRSVCDEESGRDFLTGRGVSSGKLTGEVIKITDMRTVSLKDVKDKIIAAYSTDPGWFLLLDVAKGILAERGSLLSHTAIVARELKKPAVVGITDLMSQIKSGDIVELDGDKGYCKIKRESKIE; the protein is encoded by the coding sequence ATGAAAGCAAGAAACTTAAAGGTTTTGGAAGAAAACGGCTTTAAAGTTCCAAAGTTTAAAATAGTTTATCCGGGGGATGAGATCGACTTTTCATATTTTGATTCAGAACTTTTTGCCATTCGCTCAAATGATGCACATGAGGATGGTAAAAAGTTTTCCTATGCAGGACAATTTTTAACTGTTTTAAATGTTCCAAAATCAGAAGTGGATAAGGCTATAAAATCAGTGGTAGACAGTTATAAAAATAGATACTATGAAGAAAAGCTTGGTATACAGGCAGAAAACAAAATATCAAGCGTAATAATTCAAGAAATGGTGGCTTCCGAATATTCAGGTGTTTTATTTACAGCCAATCCTAAGGGCATCTTAAATGAGACGGTGATAGTGGTAGGAAAAGGACTTGGAAGTAGTATAGTAGAGGATAAAGCCGAAACAATTACCTATCATCACTACAGAGGCGGAGCTACATATAAAGAGGGAAATGCCTTGAAGTTTCCTGAGAACCTTGTAAAAGAACTTGAAAAAAACGGAGAAAGAATTGAAAAGCTTTTTGGAAAGCCTATGGATATAGAGTTTGCCGTCAAGGATGAAAAAATATATATTTTACAGGCAAGAGAAATTACGAGTCTTGATTTTACAAAAAATATTCACATCTTAGATAACAGCAACATTGCGGAAAGCTACCCCGGAGTGAGTTCTAAACTGACCAGAAGCTTTGCCGGGGAGGTATACACAAGGATATTTACAAGACTTATAGGAAGAGTACTTGGAAAATCAGCAAACAGGTATGAAGACTTGTTTACGCATATGGTCAGTGATTTTGGGGGAAGGATGTATTATGAAATCAGCAGCTGGTACGATATTTTAAGATTATTACCTTTCTCTTCAAAGATTATCCCTATTTGGCAAAAGATGCTTGGTGTAGAGGATGAAAAAATACACTTTTCTAAAAAAAGACCAAGTTTATTTATAAAAACAAAGCTTTTCTTTTCAACTATTTATCTGTTTTTAATCTCACAAAAAAAGATGGCGGATCTTTCACTATTTTTCAAAAAAGAATTCCAATACTATAATGTAAAAGTTGAAAATGAAGAGGATCCAAAAAAGCTGTACAATCTTTTTTTGGAAATGGAAGAGGTATTCTTTAAAGAGTGGGACTGGACATTGATAAATGATATGGTATCATTTTTGTCCACATATTTTGCCGGAAAAAGGGTGAAAAATACCTTGTCACTTGAAAGTAAAAAACCGGTAGAAGCGTTAAATGAATTGGTGTACACATATTCAAAGTTCGGTGCGGGATCAGATGAATACAAAGAAAAGAAAACAGATTATATCAAATACTATGGTGACAGAACTATAGGGGAGCTGAAGCTTGAGACAAGGACATTTGCAACAAATCCGGAACTGATTGATAAAATGGTGGAAGAAAGGGCGATGCTTCCCGTACAGGATATTAATAAAAGTACTATGAAGATAAAGAAGTCTTTGGCAAGGAGCTCAACCAATTATCGAGAGATTTCAAGGATGAACAGAAGCAGATTGTTTGGGCTCATGAGAAAACTTATAGATAAAATAGGATCAAAGACTGTTGGCGAAGATATCTATCATTTATCCCTTCCACAAATAAGGGATATGATATTTTCAGAAGTAGACTTTACGGAGGATATAAAAGAAGAAAAAAGGCTGATGCTTGTATACAATGAGCTTCCGACTATTAAAAAAGTTGAGCTTTTGGGGAATCCTGTTATTGATTTTTCACTTATGGACAGAAGTGTTTGTGATGAAGAATCCGGGAGAGATTTTCTTACAGGAAGAGGAGTTTCAAGCGGAAAACTTACAGGTGAAGTTATAAAAATCACAGATATGAGAACTGTGTCATTAAAGGATGTGAAGGATAAGATAATAGCCGCTTATTCCACAGATCCGGGATGGTTTCTTCTTCTTGATGTAGCAAAGGGAATTTTAGCAGAGAGAGGTTCTTTACTTTCGCATACCGCAATAGTTGCAAGAGAGTTAAAGAAGCCCGCAGTGGTTGGAATCACAGATTTGATGAGTCAGATAAAAAGTGGTGATATAGTGGAGCTTGATGGCGACAAGGGATACTGCAAGATAAAAAGGGAGAGCAAAATTGAGTGA
- a CDS encoding DegT/DnrJ/EryC1/StrS family aminotransferase, translating to MKEEKKIFVTKATLPPKEEFFEYVDKIWESAWLTNMGDVHNELEDTLSKFMDDMDIVLTVNGHLALELALQSLKIEGEVITTPFTFASTTHAIVRNGLKPVFCDIKGDDFTIDPQKIEKLITKDTRAIMPVHVYGNICDVEAIERIAKKHGLYVVYDAAHTFGERYKGKSVADFGDMSIFSFHATKVFNTIEGGAIALRDKDRRKSLDFLKNFGIADKENVPYVGSNAKMNEFAAAMGLCNMKHLSEYIEKRKRICELYTERLSDIKSIRLNKYNDDVTYNYAYFPIVVDKGDRDELYDSLAKENIFARKYFYPCTNAYECYSESFDANETPIALDISKKVLTLPIYPDLEEAEVERICSVIRREL from the coding sequence ATGAAGGAAGAAAAGAAAATATTTGTCACGAAGGCTACATTGCCTCCTAAAGAGGAATTTTTTGAGTATGTAGATAAGATATGGGAGAGTGCCTGGCTCACCAATATGGGTGATGTACATAATGAGCTTGAAGATACTTTAAGTAAATTTATGGACGATATGGATATAGTTCTTACAGTAAACGGACACTTGGCATTGGAGCTTGCATTACAGTCTCTAAAGATAGAAGGTGAAGTTATAACGACGCCATTTACATTTGCCTCTACCACACATGCCATAGTAAGAAATGGACTTAAGCCGGTTTTTTGCGATATTAAGGGAGATGATTTTACAATAGATCCACAAAAAATAGAAAAGCTTATAACAAAAGATACCAGAGCTATAATGCCTGTACATGTGTATGGTAATATATGTGATGTGGAAGCTATTGAGAGAATAGCAAAAAAGCATGGATTATATGTAGTATATGATGCGGCACATACATTTGGTGAGAGATATAAAGGAAAGAGTGTAGCGGATTTTGGAGATATGAGTATATTCAGCTTTCACGCAACAAAGGTATTTAACACTATAGAAGGTGGTGCTATAGCTCTCAGAGATAAAGATAGAAGAAAGTCTTTGGATTTTTTGAAAAACTTCGGTATTGCGGATAAGGAAAATGTTCCGTATGTGGGTAGCAATGCAAAGATGAATGAGTTTGCGGCCGCTATGGGACTTTGCAATATGAAGCATCTTTCCGAGTACATAGAAAAAAGAAAGAGGATCTGTGAGCTCTATACAGAGAGACTCTCAGATATAAAGTCTATTAGACTTAATAAATACAATGATGATGTTACATACAATTATGCATACTTTCCGATAGTTGTTGATAAGGGTGATAGAGACGAGTTATATGACAGTCTGGCAAAGGAAAATATTTTTGCAAGAAAGTATTTTTACCCATGTACAAATGCCTATGAATGTTATAGTGAAAGCTTTGATGCCAATGAAACACCTATTGCACTTGATATTTCAAAAAAGGTTTTGACATTGCCAATATATCCTGATTTGGAAGAGGCTGAGGTAGAGAGGATATGCAGTGTCATACGGAGAGAACTATGA
- a CDS encoding CDP-archaeol synthase: MIISLYISMLPVILGGVFNMLFVKIKALDFLRIPIDGGKSLNGKRVFGDSKSLLGFIGMVLGTSIAAIIWGVFLKYMRLEHYNLIYKNYPNTVYFNLLSGALFGFAYMIFELPNSFIKRRFDIDATTRGRFPANMVTFVYDQIDSMIGVMLVLAIFAGLRFPQYILAVLLGGITHVAVNMILILFKVRKYL, translated from the coding sequence ATGATCATATCACTGTATATAAGTATGCTTCCTGTAATCCTTGGCGGAGTTTTCAATATGCTTTTTGTAAAGATAAAGGCGCTTGATTTTTTACGAATACCTATAGATGGCGGTAAAAGCTTAAATGGAAAGAGGGTTTTTGGTGACAGTAAGAGTTTGCTTGGATTTATAGGAATGGTGCTTGGCACTTCAATAGCAGCTATAATTTGGGGAGTATTTTTAAAGTATATGAGATTGGAGCATTACAATCTGATTTATAAAAATTATCCCAATACAGTTTATTTTAATCTTTTATCCGGAGCATTATTTGGATTTGCATATATGATCTTTGAGCTGCCAAACAGCTTTATAAAAAGAAGATTTGATATAGATGCGACTACAAGAGGTAGATTTCCGGCAAATATGGTTACATTCGTATATGATCAGATAGATTCAATGATAGGAGTAATGCTGGTGCTTGCAATATTTGCAGGTCTTAGATTTCCTCAATATATTTTGGCGGTTTTACTTGGTGGGATCACACATGTGGCTGTAAATATGATTTTGATTTTGTTTAAAGTAAGAAAGTATTTATGA